A region from the Amycolatopsis camponoti genome encodes:
- a CDS encoding MFS transporter: MSAEHHSSLLDAVKGQPKQVWITAFAAVIAFMGIGLVDPILLSIAKGLDATPSQVTLLFSSYLGVQVIAMLVTGAASAKFGPKRTVLVGLTLIVAATALCSAAGSIEQLVGLRAVWGLGNAFFIATALSVIVGAATGGQSGAILLYEAALGVGLSVGPLLGALLGSISWRGPFLGTAVLMAGALVLCAVFLKSDKHEKRDPIKLLDPIRALKHTGLLRTSVASALYTAAFFAVLAWSPFVLGWSAIAVGLIFCGWGLCVAVAGVALAPRLAAKLGERHAAAAAVFGYAVLMLVLAVPSKPVLVAGIIVSGLVSGLLNTLFTGTAMSISDAPRPVASAGYNFCRWLGGAVAATLVGHVAEWFGSPQAPFVASAVLCVIAGVLLSLRERVTDPHTVPKEAALVGEEF; the protein is encoded by the coding sequence ATGAGCGCTGAACACCACTCGAGCCTGCTGGACGCCGTCAAGGGCCAGCCCAAGCAGGTGTGGATCACCGCGTTCGCCGCGGTCATCGCCTTCATGGGGATCGGCCTGGTCGACCCGATCCTGCTGTCCATCGCCAAGGGTCTGGACGCGACGCCGTCCCAGGTCACGCTGCTCTTCTCGTCGTACCTCGGCGTCCAGGTCATCGCGATGCTGGTCACCGGCGCGGCGAGCGCCAAGTTCGGGCCGAAGCGCACGGTCCTCGTCGGGCTGACGCTGATCGTCGCGGCCACCGCCCTGTGTTCGGCCGCCGGGTCGATCGAGCAGCTCGTCGGGCTGCGCGCGGTCTGGGGTCTCGGCAACGCGTTCTTCATCGCGACGGCGCTTTCGGTGATCGTCGGCGCCGCGACCGGCGGGCAGTCCGGCGCGATCCTGCTCTACGAGGCCGCCCTCGGCGTCGGCCTGTCGGTCGGCCCGCTGCTGGGCGCGCTGCTCGGCAGCATCTCGTGGCGCGGCCCGTTCCTCGGCACCGCCGTCCTGATGGCCGGTGCGCTCGTGCTGTGCGCGGTGTTCCTGAAGAGCGACAAGCACGAGAAGCGCGATCCGATCAAGCTGCTCGACCCGATCCGCGCGCTCAAGCACACCGGTCTGCTGCGCACCTCCGTCGCGTCCGCGCTGTACACCGCCGCGTTCTTCGCGGTACTGGCCTGGTCGCCGTTCGTGCTCGGCTGGAGCGCCATCGCCGTCGGCCTGATCTTCTGCGGCTGGGGCCTGTGCGTCGCGGTCGCCGGGGTCGCCCTCGCGCCGCGGCTGGCCGCGAAGCTCGGTGAGCGGCACGCCGCCGCGGCCGCCGTCTTCGGGTACGCCGTGCTGATGCTGGTGCTGGCCGTGCCGAGCAAGCCGGTCCTCGTCGCCGGCATCATCGTGTCCGGGCTGGTCTCCGGCCTGCTGAACACGCTGTTCACCGGCACCGCGATGTCGATCAGCGACGCGCCGCGCCCGGTCGCCAGCGCGGGCTACAACTTCTGCCGCTGGCTCGGGGGCGCCGTCGCCGCGACGCTCGTCGGGCACGTGGCCGAGTGGTTCGGTTCGCCGCAGGCGCCGTTCGTCGCCTCGGCCGTCCTGTGCGTGATCGCCGGTGTCCTGCTCTCGCTGCGGGAGCGGGTGACCGACCCGCACACGGTCCCGAAGGAAGCGGCGCTCGTCGGCGAAGAGTTCTGA
- a CDS encoding DUF7850 domain-containing protein has protein sequence MIRSARVVAVTVVALSGTVVPAAAADPPPACGGIAGNPSVEKTAANGAPDGYVFSPAAPVPPGTPAAKAPRLLTEQAFAVDGQRSAVIQTPDGKTSTATQTERFVPGGVYTLSVSTGSYLPAGGPATGLRFYDVNGAQVQETKLVADHNAGDGTLAKQDFPAATAPAKAAAVKFFAATSAERLRWDCVGLQLAAYSVKKEVRNPATGAWGPFATVTAGETAHYRVTVTNEGTQDLTGITVQDPWCGGPFEPFALAGGANEQLTCDHPNLTVADTGHVNTAKVTGVHYPGGTLGDKTASATITVLPPPSIAKIGDFVWNDRNRDGIQDPDEPGVAGVKVTLKDGAGGTVGTATTDAGGKYGFEKLKDGTYQVCFAVPADFTVTRKDAAPDDRDSDADPDGCTAPRTLGGSAREDFTVDLGLAPPTNRIGDFAWSDTNGNGLQDAGEPGLGGVKVTLDNGTSVVTGPDGAYAFTGLEDGTYHLCFTAEGKHPTGKDAGDDAKDSDADPATGCADPRQLGKDKRDDQTVDAGFAPA, from the coding sequence ATGATCCGTTCGGCGCGCGTGGTGGCAGTGACGGTGGTGGCGCTTTCGGGGACGGTCGTACCCGCGGCCGCCGCGGATCCGCCCCCGGCGTGCGGGGGGATCGCGGGGAACCCGAGCGTCGAGAAGACCGCGGCCAACGGCGCGCCGGACGGCTACGTCTTCTCCCCGGCCGCACCCGTCCCGCCCGGCACCCCGGCCGCGAAGGCGCCGAGGCTGCTCACCGAGCAGGCGTTCGCCGTCGACGGGCAGCGGTCGGCGGTGATCCAGACCCCGGACGGCAAGACCAGCACCGCCACCCAGACCGAGAGGTTCGTCCCCGGCGGGGTGTACACGCTCAGCGTGTCGACCGGCTCGTACCTGCCGGCCGGCGGGCCGGCCACGGGCCTGCGCTTCTACGACGTCAACGGCGCCCAGGTCCAGGAGACCAAGCTGGTGGCGGACCACAACGCCGGCGACGGCACCCTGGCGAAGCAGGACTTCCCGGCGGCGACCGCCCCGGCGAAGGCGGCGGCGGTGAAGTTCTTCGCCGCGACGAGTGCCGAGCGCCTGCGCTGGGACTGCGTCGGCCTGCAGCTCGCGGCGTACTCGGTGAAGAAGGAAGTGCGGAACCCGGCGACCGGCGCGTGGGGCCCGTTCGCGACGGTCACCGCGGGCGAGACCGCGCACTACCGCGTCACCGTGACGAACGAAGGCACGCAGGACCTCACCGGGATCACCGTGCAGGACCCGTGGTGCGGCGGCCCGTTCGAGCCGTTCGCGCTGGCCGGGGGCGCGAACGAGCAGCTGACCTGCGACCACCCGAACCTGACGGTCGCCGACACCGGCCACGTCAACACGGCGAAGGTGACCGGCGTGCACTACCCGGGCGGCACACTGGGCGACAAGACGGCGTCCGCGACGATCACCGTCCTGCCCCCGCCGTCGATCGCGAAGATCGGCGACTTCGTGTGGAACGATCGCAACCGCGACGGGATCCAGGACCCGGACGAGCCGGGCGTCGCGGGCGTGAAGGTGACGCTGAAGGACGGCGCGGGCGGCACGGTCGGCACCGCGACCACCGACGCCGGCGGGAAGTACGGCTTCGAGAAGCTGAAGGACGGCACGTACCAGGTGTGCTTCGCCGTCCCGGCGGACTTCACGGTGACCCGCAAGGACGCGGCGCCGGACGATCGCGACTCCGACGCGGACCCGGACGGCTGCACCGCACCGCGCACCCTGGGCGGCTCGGCGCGCGAGGACTTCACGGTCGACCTCGGGCTGGCCCCGCCGACGAACCGGATCGGCGACTTCGCCTGGTCGGACACGAACGGCAACGGCCTGCAGGACGCGGGCGAGCCGGGGCTGGGCGGGGTGAAGGTGACGCTGGACAACGGCACGAGCGTCGTCACCGGCCCGGACGGCGCCTACGCGTTCACCGGCCTGGAGGACGGCACGTACCATCTGTGCTTCACGGCCGAGGGCAAGCACCCGACCGGCAAGGACGCGGGCGACGACGCGAAGGACTCGGACGCCGATCCGGCGACAGGCTGCGCGGACCCGCGTCAGCTGGGCAAGGACAAGCGCGACGACCAGACGGTCGACGCGGGGTTCGCGCCGGCGTAG
- a CDS encoding MarR family winged helix-turn-helix transcriptional regulator: MTSAITDLAHRLRPLVFRLYHQVRRQTPQLTLTLTQGSVLSELVNGGPRRMSALAEFERVKLPSMTDVVSRLERLGLATRTPDPADRRAVLVDVTDEGRRFYAEMVAAREEFLRERLIAMDDADRAAIEAALPALAKLLVDTKKEELISDER; encoded by the coding sequence GTGACTTCCGCGATCACCGATCTCGCCCACCGGCTGCGGCCGCTGGTCTTCCGGCTGTACCACCAGGTGCGCCGCCAGACCCCGCAGCTGACGCTGACCCTCACGCAGGGCTCGGTGCTGAGCGAGCTCGTCAACGGCGGACCGCGGCGGATGAGTGCGCTGGCGGAGTTCGAGCGGGTGAAGCTGCCGTCGATGACCGACGTCGTCAGCCGCCTCGAACGCCTGGGCCTGGCCACCCGCACGCCGGACCCCGCCGACCGGCGCGCGGTGCTCGTGGACGTCACCGACGAGGGTCGTCGCTTCTACGCCGAGATGGTCGCCGCCCGCGAGGAGTTCCTCCGCGAGCGACTGATCGCGATGGACGACGCCGACCGCGCTGCGATCGAAGCCGCCCTGCCGGCTCTCGCCAAGTTGCTCGTTGACACCAAGAAGGAGGAACTGATCAGCGATGAGCGCTGA
- a CDS encoding PhoX family protein gives MEAFVPDLLPLFPAHPGGRSPITCEYRCGNACAHPEPNESGNEYFGDVVKDISRRGAFKAGAVMAAAAGGFAALSGTAAAAPADRPHPRPVPGTDFDPVPPNKLDAVVVPDGYAQRVVIRWGDPVVAGAPKFDYTKQTAAAQAKQFGYNNDFVGLIPQDPLGLTNLLVVNHEYTTEVHLFPADQYDPANPTEEQVKIAWAAHGLSVLLTRRDPIHGGLSVVPSRYGRRITLDTVFEVRGPAAGSKYLKTSADPSGRKVRGTQNNCSGGVTPWGTVLSGEENFDQYFANSDKVTDPVEAARLKRYSVGAGTSTRKWERFDKRWDVAQEPNEPNRFGWVVEIDPNDPTSTPVKHTALGRFKHEAANIKITADGRVAVYSGDDSRFEYIYKFVSKGKYKPGNSAHARRHNSALLDEGTLYVGRFTGDSPAAEIDGTGKLPADHEFDGTGEWIPLASGTKSFVDGFTAEEVYVFTRQAADKVAATKMDRPEDIEPNPVNGRIYAALTNNTDRGAAGKAGVDEVNPRNGNKNGHVLEWEENRGDAASTRFSWRLLLVCGDPAAADTYFGGFDKSQVSPISCPDNVAFDRHGNLWISTDGNTLGANDGLFSVPVTGPERGHVKQFLSVPVGAETCGPVVTDHLVLVAVQHPGENAASSANPTSHWPDGGTAQPRPSIVSVWKKGRFGLPGRIGER, from the coding sequence ATGGAGGCCTTCGTGCCCGACCTGCTCCCGCTGTTCCCCGCCCATCCCGGCGGCCGCTCCCCGATCACCTGCGAATACCGCTGCGGCAACGCCTGTGCCCACCCCGAGCCGAACGAGTCCGGGAACGAGTACTTCGGCGACGTCGTGAAGGACATCTCCCGCCGCGGGGCCTTCAAGGCCGGAGCCGTGATGGCCGCCGCGGCGGGCGGCTTCGCGGCGCTGTCCGGGACCGCGGCCGCCGCGCCGGCCGACCGGCCACACCCGCGCCCGGTGCCCGGCACCGACTTCGACCCGGTCCCGCCGAACAAGCTCGACGCCGTCGTCGTCCCGGACGGCTACGCGCAGCGTGTGGTCATCCGCTGGGGTGACCCGGTCGTCGCGGGCGCGCCGAAGTTCGACTACACCAAGCAAACGGCGGCCGCGCAGGCGAAGCAGTTCGGCTACAACAACGACTTCGTCGGGCTCATCCCCCAGGACCCGTTGGGGCTGACCAACCTGCTCGTGGTCAACCACGAGTACACGACCGAGGTCCACCTGTTCCCGGCCGACCAGTACGACCCGGCGAACCCGACCGAGGAGCAGGTGAAGATCGCCTGGGCGGCGCACGGCCTGTCGGTGCTCCTGACCCGCCGCGACCCGATCCACGGCGGCCTCTCGGTCGTGCCGAGCCGCTACGGCCGCCGGATCACGCTCGACACGGTCTTCGAGGTCCGCGGCCCGGCCGCCGGCTCGAAGTACCTGAAGACGTCGGCCGACCCGAGTGGGCGCAAGGTCCGCGGGACGCAGAACAACTGCTCCGGCGGCGTGACGCCGTGGGGCACGGTGCTGTCCGGCGAGGAGAACTTCGACCAGTACTTCGCCAACTCCGACAAGGTCACCGACCCGGTCGAGGCCGCGCGGCTCAAGCGCTACTCCGTCGGTGCCGGCACGAGCACCCGCAAGTGGGAGCGGTTCGACAAGCGCTGGGACGTCGCGCAGGAGCCGAACGAGCCGAACCGCTTCGGCTGGGTCGTCGAGATCGACCCCAACGACCCGACGTCGACGCCGGTGAAGCACACCGCGCTCGGCCGGTTCAAGCACGAGGCCGCGAACATCAAGATCACCGCCGACGGCCGGGTCGCCGTCTACTCCGGGGACGACAGCCGCTTCGAGTACATCTACAAGTTCGTCTCGAAGGGCAAGTACAAGCCCGGCAACAGTGCCCACGCGCGGCGGCACAACTCGGCGCTGCTCGACGAGGGCACGCTGTACGTCGGCCGCTTCACCGGCGACAGCCCGGCCGCCGAGATCGACGGCACCGGCAAGCTCCCGGCGGACCACGAGTTCGACGGCACCGGCGAGTGGATCCCGCTGGCGAGCGGCACCAAGTCCTTTGTGGACGGATTCACCGCCGAAGAGGTCTACGTCTTCACCCGCCAGGCCGCGGACAAGGTCGCGGCGACGAAGATGGACCGCCCGGAGGACATCGAGCCGAACCCGGTCAACGGCCGGATCTACGCGGCGCTGACCAACAACACCGACCGCGGCGCGGCGGGCAAGGCCGGCGTCGACGAGGTGAACCCGCGCAACGGCAACAAGAACGGCCACGTCCTGGAGTGGGAGGAGAACCGCGGCGACGCGGCCTCGACCCGGTTCTCCTGGCGGCTGCTGCTGGTCTGCGGTGACCCGGCCGCGGCGGACACCTACTTCGGCGGCTTCGACAAGAGCCAGGTCAGCCCGATCTCCTGCCCGGACAACGTCGCCTTCGACCGCCACGGCAACCTGTGGATCTCCACCGACGGCAACACGCTCGGGGCGAACGACGGCCTGTTCTCGGTGCCGGTCACCGGGCCGGAACGCGGGCACGTCAAGCAGTTCCTCTCGGTGCCGGTCGGCGCCGAGACGTGCGGCCCGGTCGTGACCGACCACCTGGTGCTCGTCGCGGTCCAGCACCCCGGCGAGAACGCGGCGAGCTCGGCGAACCCGACGTCACACTGGCCGGACGGCGGCACCGCGCAGCCGCGCCCGTCGATCGTCTCGGTGTGGAAGAAGGGCCGCTTCGGCCTGCCCGGCCGCATCGGCGAACGCTGA